The following coding sequences lie in one Lolium perenne isolate Kyuss_39 chromosome 2, Kyuss_2.0, whole genome shotgun sequence genomic window:
- the LOC127332588 gene encoding copper-transporting ATPase PAA1, chloroplastic isoform X2, producing the protein MESTLITRFSPLLPSLSKSSPLSSPPLAGARRVASISFSSSSVSGVLRPRGGVTSSVTAVAAALGDAAEPASDAILLSVQGMMCDGCASSVKRILEGQPEVTSAAVDYKEARAVVWTTPEVKLTEDWQKHWGEKLASHLGTCGFESSPQGQGEA; encoded by the exons ATGGAGTCTACGCTAATCACGAGATTCTCTCCCCTCCTCCCCTCTCTCTCCAAGTCCAGCCCCCTCTCGTCTCcccccctcgccggagctcgccgCGTCGCATCCATTTCCTTCTCCTCCAGCAGCGTCTCTGGCGTCTTGCGTCCCCGCGGTGGCGTTACCTCGTCGGTCACCGCCGTCGCGGCGGCGCTCGGCGATGCGGCAGAGCCCGCATCCGACGCCATATTGCTCAGCGTCCAG GGCATGATGTGCGACGGGTGCGCTTCCAGTGTGAAGAGGATTCTAGAGGGTCAG CCTGAGGTAACTTCTGCTGCAGTTGATTATAAGGAAGCAAGGGCTGTTGTGTGGACAACTCCTGAGGTCAAGTTGACAGAAGATTGGCAAAAGCACTGGGGAGAGAAACTTGCAAGTCATCTTGGCACTTGTGGATTTGAGTCTAGCCCACAAG GGCAAGGTGAAGCCTAA
- the LOC127332586 gene encoding serine/arginine-rich splicing factor SC35, producing the protein MSRFGRSGPPPIRDTYSLLVLNITFRTTADDLFPLFDKYGDVVDIYIPRDRRTGDSRGFAFVRYKYEDEAQKAVDRLDGRLVDGREMMVQFAKYGPNAERIQKGRIMETLPRSRGRSRSRSPRRGYRDDHRGRDYSRRRSRSPSRERYGRDRHTERDYHRRSRSRSYSPDDYRRRGRDRSPSRSRSRSYSPEDDNRRGRASVSPACRSPSRSPRRTPSSREGSPVKRNEDRSPRSRSPST; encoded by the exons ATGTCGCGCTTCGGACGCTCCGGCCCGCCGCCGATCCGCGACACCTACTCCCTCCTCGTCCTCAACATCACCTTCC GTACGACGGCTGACGACCTCTTCCCGCTCTTCGACAAGTACGGCGACGTAGTCGACATCTACATCCCCAGGGACCGCAG GACTGGCGACTCGCGAGGGTTTGCCTTCGTGAGGTACAAGTACGAGGACGAGGCGCAGAAGGCAGTCGATCGACTGGACG GGAGGTTGGTAGACGGGAGGGAGATGATGGTGCAGTTCGCCAAGTACGGCCCAAACGCTGAGCGGAT TCAAAAAGGGAGAATCATGGAAACGCTCCCAAGGTCAAGGGGTCGTTCCAGAAGCCGCAGTCCAAGACGGGG GTACCGGGATGATCATCGGGGAAGAGATTATTCTAGAAGGCGAAGTCGGAGTCCGAGTAGAGAGCGATATGGCCGTGACAGGCACACAGAGAGGGATTATCATCGTCGTAGCAGGAGTCGCAGCTACAGTCCTGATGattacaggaggcgtggcagggaCAG AAGCCCTAGTCGTAGCAGGAGTCGCAGCTACAGTCCTGAGGATGACAACAGGCGTGGCAGAGCCAG TGTGTCGCCTGCGTGTAGAAGCCCTAGTCGTTCACCTCGCAGGACGCCATCTTCTCGTGAGGGATCTCCTGTTAAGCGCAATGAGGACCGATCTCCACGCTCTCGTAGCCCTTCAACATAA
- the LOC127332588 gene encoding copper-transporting ATPase PAA1, chloroplastic isoform X1, with translation MESTLITRFSPLLPSLSKSSPLSSPPLAGARRVASISFSSSSVSGVLRPRGGVTSSVTAVAAALGDAAEPASDAILLSVQGMMCDGCASSVKRILEGQPEVTSAAVDYKEARAVVWTTPEVKLTEDWQKHWGEKLASHLGTCGFESSPQGCIHISTSLD, from the exons ATGGAGTCTACGCTAATCACGAGATTCTCTCCCCTCCTCCCCTCTCTCTCCAAGTCCAGCCCCCTCTCGTCTCcccccctcgccggagctcgccgCGTCGCATCCATTTCCTTCTCCTCCAGCAGCGTCTCTGGCGTCTTGCGTCCCCGCGGTGGCGTTACCTCGTCGGTCACCGCCGTCGCGGCGGCGCTCGGCGATGCGGCAGAGCCCGCATCCGACGCCATATTGCTCAGCGTCCAG GGCATGATGTGCGACGGGTGCGCTTCCAGTGTGAAGAGGATTCTAGAGGGTCAG CCTGAGGTAACTTCTGCTGCAGTTGATTATAAGGAAGCAAGGGCTGTTGTGTGGACAACTCCTGAGGTCAAGTTGACAGAAGATTGGCAAAAGCACTGGGGAGAGAAACTTGCAAGTCATCTTGGCACTTGTGGATTTGAGTCTAGCCCACAAG GTTGTATACACATCAGTACATCACTAGACTAA
- the LOC127332587 gene encoding transcription elongation factor SPT4 homolog 1, with product MRRGGGGGGGGGMMDDEGRVEHAQIPNSFGHELRACLRCRLVKTYDQFRENGCENCPFLDMDKDRDNVVGCTTANFTGIISLMDPNRSWAARWLRIGRFIPGCYTLAVSEELPEEYQGMCQDNDVQYHPPRRA from the exons ATGAGGaggggcggtggcggcggcggcggcggcgggatgatGGACGACGAAGGCCGGGTCGAGCACGCGCAGATCCCCAACAGCTTCGGCCACGAGCTCCGCGCCTGCCTCCGCTGCCGCCTCGTCAAGACCTACGACCAG TTCAGGGAGAATGGCTGCGAGAACTGCCCCTTCCTGGACATGGACAAGGACCGTGACAACGTCGTAGGCTGCACCACCGCCAACTTCACTGG AATAATATCGCTGATGGATCCCAATAGGAGCTGGGCTGCTCGTTGGTTGAGAATCG GGAGATTCATTCCCGGGTGCTATACTCTGGCTGTTTCTGAGGAACTTCCGGAGGAGTATCAA GGGATGTGCCAAGACAATGATGTGCAGTATCACCCTCCCAGGCGTGCGTGA